The nucleotide window GCTGATTAAGGCTGATGTCTTTCATTGTCCTATCTGTTGCCATGCTTTGGATCCTCCAATCCATCAGGTATGATTCTCATTGATCTATGCATTTTAACTTGTTGGATTCTGTTCATAATTTTGCCATTGATTTCTATGtgcttagattttttttattttttccttgctATTCTTTTTAAAAGTTGTTTAAATTTGCTGGTTGGATTgagatattttcattttttgatgTGATTTCTATTGGTTGTATtggttgattttaaattttctcatGTATTTAAAAGTAGCTTCAATTTCTACTCAATATGCTGTTAGTAcaagaatgcaagaaaaatCTTCCCTTAGCATGTTATGTCTCTGATTAATTGACCAGTAATGCATTTTTCCTGAGcaaatatgtttcttttttttttcttttttttttaaagtcatttCAATTGCCAttgttttgatatatatatattcaacctTGTGCTTACTGATGTTCATGGTGTCTTTCTGGCAAAAATTGAATAAGCTACAAAGGAAATTGCTCATCTTTTATCATTATGGGTTGAAAGTTCAATATCAAAATGCATGTTAATTATCATACTATGATGTTAAAggttttataattatttctaatttttgcaCCATATATTTCTTGTCAgctaatgaattatttttttcaccttttttttttcacccaGTGTCAAAATGGTCATGTGATGTGCTCTAAATGCTGTGTCAATCTTAATGGCAAATGTCCATCATGTTCTGAAATCATTGGTCTTATACGATGTTTGACATTAGAAAAAATCATTGAATCAATGGAAATAAGTTGCTCAAATGCCGGATGTGATGCAATTGTGTCCTACTTAGACAGAGCATCCCACCAGAAGTCATGCATTTATGCACAATGCTTTTGCCCTCTTTGTTCATTTCAAGGTTGCATGTCAAGTCTTTCTCAGCATGTTGCAGACAACCATAAAAAATCTGCAGTTCAATTATTCAGTTATGAATCCTGCTTTGATGTTCGTGTTACTGATCATGAACTTAACATTCTTATCGCTCCCGATAATCGTCTGTTTCTCTTGCTAATTAAAGATGTAGCTGAAGGGGTTGCATTCTCAGTTATTGGTATCTGTCCTGCAGCTGAAGATTATAAGTTTACATATAAACTTTCAGTTTATAACCATCCAAATTATATTGAGTTGAGATCATCTGGATCAATGACTTGTGAATGGAAGGGTGTTCATCCCAAAACTTTTCTCCTTGTTCCTGCTGATGCATTTCCTTGTCACAAGTTACAAGTATGTGTGACCATAACGAAAAAGAATATGCGGCCATGATCTGTTGATGGGACTCAGTCTTCAGCTGAAATGTAGTATCTGTTTTTGATTTCTGTTTTTATAATGACAAGGCCTGGTGTCCTGTTTTGTTCTTATATATTGCAACTCTTTGCTATTTATCTCTCTTGCATGAATACTCAAGGTAATTTAATGTATTTACTCTTTGTTTGGGATTTTTGTGTACTTAATGTGATTATTTCCAGTAGTAAGAAAAATTGAGAGGtattctgatatatatatatatatatatatatatatataataataataatagataaactagtggtatgacaccaaagtataatatattattaatatatatacaaagaaaaactacaagatatatatatatatgattaaaattctatataaataaatacaaattataaatgaataattttttctGTTTCTGAGATCAAAATCACAAGATTTTAATCTTGTAAGTAAAGAGCGATAATATTTTTTcagaataaattttttgaatagGTTTTCAAATGACGTGGATACCAGCTTGTTATCCAcatcatttattcttttttaatataaacttcgaatttaaaccctaaacatccttgaatttttaaaattttaaaaaaattataaaaaaactacatgTAATATCTTGAACCTAGATTTTATAAAATCCTACCTAATAATCGAAAAGATTAAACTCTAActaataaatactaaattttaaaccttaaatcttaaattttaagccctatatatattaaattgtaaatttttggtGTTTGCAATTTATGATTTAGAATTTAGGAAAGGAGTTTCGGTTCattgtttagattaaaaattttaatttaagattTAGAACTCGCTCATTTTCATGCAATGGCTAGTTTGTTTTCTGACTTTTAATGAGTTCAAAATTCTATTTCTTCACGATATGAGACAATGTTAGAATGCATATTAAAGTTCTCTTTTTGTTACTATGGTATATACCTTTATGCAAGtatagtgttttattttttcagatGTTGATTTAGTCATTATAGATAACTAAAATGTACAACAAAAACCATTAGTCGCAACTATTTGGGGTGCATGAAGCCTTCTCTTCCACGTTGTTTTATCAAATGTCAAAAGATTAGATAAACTAAGATCAAGACGTATCATTTCGCAAAGTTTCCGCTAAAGACTTTTTAGGtctatcttttttttgttcttcagtCCTACACTTGAAGAGCTTCCGCCCTTGTTACGTGGGCATCAACCGTTAATCTAAGGATGCATGTACCATGTTAGTTGATTCTCTCTTGGCATATCAGTAATAGATGTTACTCCCAATCTATTTAGGATAAATTTAGCAACTAAAATGcattctttcttatttattcaGCAAAATCTTTATCGTAATTCTCCAAGAATACATTTTTTATCAGCtgattttcttgtcttttcttCCAATGTCAAAATGGTCATGTGGTGTGCTGATGTTGCTGCATCGCTCTTAGTGGCAAATGTCCAGTCTGCCCTGAATTAATTGGTCACATATGCTGTTTGGCACTAGAAAGGGTTATCGAATCAGTAAAAATACACTGTAAACACCAAATACAGATGCAATACAACCCTAGCATACTCACACTGAGAAGCACACCAGAAAACCTGCAATTATGCTCCATGCAACTGCCCTGACTCATCTTGTTCATTCGGGGGCACCACAAGAAGTCTTTTGCAGCATGTCCACAGCCACCACAAAAATGTCTGCTGTCGAAGTTAGATATGGATGTTATTTCCCTATTGAagttaatcttttttttttggatggagaagaggagcggggcgaacctaTTAGAGACCCCAGAGACGTGCACAAGCTTCGGTGGAATAAGTGGGGACGAGCCGCGCTCATGTGGGTGCTGGAACCACCTGTACACAACTACTAttcaactcccagaaatgtaaCCTCAGCTGAGAattgaactctcaccactcggtgagaggcTCTATCgacgacccgtgtaccaatagacctgAAAGTCGTTGGCCTATTGAAGTTAATCTTTTAGAAACTCCATTTCTCATCCTTATCGGTTTAGAAAGCCATCTCTTCCCGCTTTTGAACAAGAATGACACAAGCGGTGGAAATGCGCTCTCGATGATTTGCATTTGTTCAAGCACAGAGAATCATAACTTTGTATATGAGCTTTCAATTGGTGATGATAGGATGAATCTTAAACATGGGCGGAAGCTACAAGTAAATGGAAGGGTGTTTATCCTGCTAAATTTTTTCTCTTTGCTTTCTCTCACAAGATCATTGTGAATGTGTGTCCATACAGAAATTCAAGCTGCCTCCTAATTCTGCTGATGGGAATCATGCTTAGTTTTTCTGAAATAATGGAATGTTTATCTGTTATTCTACTTTTGTGACAAGTGCCCAGTTTGATctctttaatgttttgttttgttttatttgtttcagttttagggtttgtttggaTTGGTTCATGTAAAAAAGGTTTGTCTTTTGAGTAAATTATGgcttttgattctttttaagCTTtgtgtttaaacatgtttattcATGAATGGGGCTTTTAGAAAATTACTAAACGGGACATTCAATTAAggataatgataattattattttatttatgcagGAGCATTTTAGTCATTGAAAAATCTCGCACACTCTTCTGGATGATACTGCTGAATACAAGGACTTTGGCGGCATAAATGATCTCGCATTGAAGATGGGAACTTTCTCCTCCTTGTATCCAGATATCTCAATGGAATCTCTTGCTGAAGTTTTACATATGAACAATGGTAATCTGAATGAGGCTATTAATATGCTAGGGCAGTTTGAGGCACTCATTTATGCTCATCtctgaaatcccatttttgttCCTGTGAAGCTTAttgctttttatatttattacctAACTGAATTATATGATTGTTGCAGAATGAAGGGTTTGATTCTGGTGATTTCATTGAAACTTTAGAGGCGAGAAACAACTGTGACCCTACTTCACTGGAAAGTAGTTCCAGTGGGACAAGCGACACCGTCTGATAATTCTGAGTGTTGTGAATGAGGATGATATAGTACCATATCGATTCTGCTTAGCAATTGTGTAATTCCCATACATAGTTTGTAGTATCGTTTAGGTTTTCCTGCTTCAAAAAATTGCAGCATGGACTGGTTAGTTTTGTTGTTATAGGATTAATGTCTGAAATGTTTTGCTTTCAAGTTGATAATATGATATAGCCATAGACAAAAGGAGAGGGGGCAAGCAGAGGCGGAAGGAGGTGGTGAAGGGGTTAAACACTCGCTTTGGCTCCAtcttatatgttatatatatatattacacagtacatataatatattaatttataattatatatattatatttatatttaatataatcttgcatatcgttttttttttttagattttgtcGTAACAAGCTACTTCATCTTATTAGAAATTTAttcttatgatttttattttgtataaaatttttaaattctgaaaaaaaataattttagaatatgttttgattttgttgaatgcCATGATTTTGCAAGTCGGTggaatgatttaatttttaccAAATAGTGGTAGTTGTTAgttgtatgtatattttttatttttaaaatattaattataattttttttagtttgaattaatataaaaaaatttcatatttaaatcaaaactagaTTGGATTTGTCTAAATAATTCAACTCTCATCTCATATTGATAATcatgatatattttttgaaatattaattattataattttaaatttaaattaatataatttttttaaaaaaatataattttttaaattaaagttagcaCCCTTCATTTTCACCTAGTTCCCCCACTGATTGggtatatatatgtcaaaaaaaACATCTATTTCACTGGATTATTTACTCTTTATGGCGgcaaatatttaatcataaaacacacacaaaaaatatatatataattttttaaattaaagttagcaCCCTTCATTTTGACCTAGTTCCCCCACTGATTGggtatatatatgtcaaaaaaaCATCTATTTCACTGGATTATTTACTCTTTATGGCGgcaaatatttaatcataaaacacacacataaatgaaacaaaacctacatatcaatattaaaaaaaaataaaaataaaaattgcaaaTTCATAATATTCAAGCATGATCTACATAAAGAGGATGTCAAGCTATACCTGAAACTAATAACAAGGATCACAATAAGGATAATATATCATCTGAAttcaaagggaaaaaaaaagggataaaaTTCATGAAAAGTTCATGCACATGTTCAACCAGTATGAACAATCAATGACACAGTTGGAGAATCTGTACAATCCTTTGGATATTGAATGGTATAATACACCTGTGGTAAaaaaataagtgtttttattttaggaccaatttttttttaaatatcatttgaCTATCACAATTTCAAGTTAACTTGCATTCCTGATAAATTTCATctcatcaaataaaattttcaatattttatttgtttattaattaatatttttttaaaaaaactttcttatataactcaactttaattttcaGAGTTCAATGCAGAGAATACCGAAGTAAACAAACCTTGATAGTTGATATACCCTTTATTTGTGAAGACTGTTTAGTAACTTGTTCCGGTATTTATTATTGGAACATTTGGAACATTTGGAACATTTGGaacatttggaaaaaaaaagaagaagaagaagaagccaaatttaatatttacttttgagatttgaaaatatatttatttaaaaattattattttaatttttttacataaatccAGAGAAAATCGGTTAGTCTTCTCcataaatataagtttttataagttattttataaataatttttttacactgTTCGATGCTATTTGCACAAGAATTAAgaacaacaataaatttttcatatttttacaataaaacaaGTTAAATGACCAAACTACAAATTTTCTTGGGACTAcaattataattgaaaatgattctctttttttaatttttccaccCATTACTCCATCgttgatttttttcctctttcaaAATACTCCAATTGGCATGTTTTACCaccaaatttttcattttaaaattttgaaaatctataCTTTTCAATGTATAAAATCTGTTCccactaaaattttaatttaaaattatggatATGTATAATTTCCACCAAAACTTATCCTATAAAATAAGACAACGTTATCATTTAATGGATTTACATgaaatagatttaaatatagATGGAAATAGGCCTCAAAGACAAGTACAAATTCAATTGCCATATCTTAATATTGATATTACAACTATTATCGACCTCAATCTCAGTCCAAGTTCTTCAATATTTGAGAtaacttcatcaaatcatttaCAATTCGACTTGAACAGAACACCATGTGAAGAAACCGTAGAAGATTACAgtcttataaatttaaatttgaatggCTCAGATGCACTTTATGAAGTAACTTCAAATATGGCAATAAGATTGCATCATGAAACAAACTCGGATATTTGCAAGTATGTTAACTctcttttcatattattttaaaaaaatactaatatgctagtgtaaacaaagataaaaaaaaaaaataagaagtttttatttaaatttaaatttttctttatgaataaattaacCTAGAATTTTACTAGTTTGCTAGTGTAAATAAAGTCGTTACGATAAATTGAGAGATAAGTCAAtctattatcaaataaaaaaagagatttatttaaatcaaaagagttatttatagataaattatttaaatcaaaatagttatttatggataaattagttataataattattttgatttaaataaatctctcttttttaatttatcttacggagagagagagagagtatgtaagataaaaataatatagttttatttaaatgatatgattcgagttttatttaaattaaaactagttTGCAtggtaaaagataaaaataaagttttatttagTATTGTATGATTATAAAACTTATATAGTGGATTTCATTACATGGTGTATCTTTGGTTTCTTCTTTGGTAGACattatatcaaaatcaaatgaagGTTTAGATCCCGCAACTATGGAACATGGAGTCTTtacatctttttattttctttgttggtctttaatttaaaattaagtttataaaattatatagtggatttcattaatatattttggaaattgaaattctttattaaaaaagggtagggttgagaaaaaaaaaagaaattttatctTGGTAACATAAATGACaagtattttagaattttttttacttcctAGAACAACATCTAATTCGGAACGGAGAAGTAAATATCTAATTAAATTTTAGTGGTAAATACTTTCCGATGCCCGATGGATTGTGTAATACCAATGGTCGATATTATCGAAAACTCAAAttggatttaaataaaatagattaaaatataGGCTATTTGCCCAAATCCAGAGAAAATAGATtaatcttctatatatatattaattatttttttaaaaaaaattatttattttttgaaaattatttattagtccttGCAACTTTTCAAACATCTCCTGCAATCCCTCTGACATTTCAATTTCCattgtaatattttcttttttagtttacTTATTTTCAGTTCTTgcatcagtttattttatttaaaaatctaattttgttCCGCTGCTTATGAAATGTACTTGCCATTTATTAAGTATAAAAAAGTATTTATGtataactataaattttaatttaatatttaatatttttgtttaatatttatttttgacctttaatatattattttcttgtttgttattttgtgtttctgtttaaaatcgATGAAAGGTATTTATGAAGGGTATTTTGCTATTTTGCTATTTtgtatttcaatttaaaaaaaaaacaaaatactgaaaaaataagttatagataatgtttaaatatatatatatataaaatagtcCATGGATTTTTGGATTAAGTGAAAAAATTGGAAGAGTAATATGAacaatttatttagtttttttttttacaattaacttttttaaaatgttcGATGTTATTGAATAAATGCTCGCTGGTTTCCGATGGATTTTAGTACGAACGGTAGAGATTCACTTCATCAGACAATACTAACCACTACGATTATGACACTTGtcccccatatatatatatatatatatatat belongs to Dioscorea cayenensis subsp. rotundata cultivar TDr96_F1 chromosome 17, TDr96_F1_v2_PseudoChromosome.rev07_lg8_w22 25.fasta, whole genome shotgun sequence and includes:
- the LOC120280978 gene encoding E3 ubiquitin-protein ligase SINA-like 10, which translates into the protein MEKPSFYRTKNKSIKKRNKVTETNKDPNQEDMLKYKEVASQEKENEEVSRGILVLIKADVFHCPICCHALDPPIHQCQNGHVMCSKCCVNLNGKCPSCSEIIGLIRCLTLEKIIESMEISCSNAGCDAIVSYLDRASHQKSCIYAQCFCPLCSFQGCMSSLSQHVADNHKKSAVQLFSYESCFDVRVTDHELNILIAPDNRLFLLLIKDVAEGVAFSVIGICPAAEDYKFTYKLSVYNHPNYIELRSSGSMTCEWKGVHPKTFLLVPADAFPCHKLQVCVTITKKNMRP